GTTTTGCGTCTTGGCAGTTTGGTCGCCAATTATGTTCAAATTATTCCTTGATTAAATTTATGATTAtctcaatgaaataaataaaaactttcggGTTTGTGGTATCAAACGATCAACCATCTAAATCTTAATGAGACACTTAAAGACCGCTTCCAATCAAACGTAAAATAACTCCAGACATTTGTTTTcaaaaattgtaatatttgaGGCGAACGTAACGTACCTACGAGTACGAGTAGTTTTAAGTCATCACTGTCATCAGTGTCACTTGTATACTTGTATTTAATCGAAATATCAACTACAAGAACTGTATTAAATTAGGGATTGTTATTCAGTTGTCAATAAACAAAAGCATTTTCAACGTTGACtgaacagtaggtacctaaatcacTAGTGCAGAATGCGAGTTCCAGTTCCTCCTCAGTGCACGGCCTGCAATCCGCCGTGGCAGGATCATAGTGCCGCCTGTTCAGCGGCCTGGCCTCGTATCTCAGCGTGGCCTCGCGGCGCTTGGTGCCTTCCTCGGGCTCGGCCTCCACGTAGAGCGCGGCCCGGCCGCGCCGGCTGCGGAAGCAGCGGAGTTCGCGCGGGTCCCCGTCGTCCGGCGCGTACAGGGGCACCAGCTTGTGGGCGCCCTCGACGAACAACCGAGCGGGGAAGCGTTCGGCTTCtggaaaataaatttgttttcttttacgaATGAAGACGTGAGGTTTACATGCTTTTGTGCACAAAATATGACGCTCAGCTGAACCATAAGATGCTTTATATATTCTAGAGACATTCAGAAAGCGCTCTAGACACTACTAACCATCAATGGTTCTATTTGGAGGTAACTTATGAAATAGTGCAATGTGCTGCATAAGCTAATTTTCTCGGAAATCTTACTTGTATCGTTAAGCCGGTCATCGTGGAACAAGTCAGGCGGATCTGGTCGTCGTACAACTCGCACACAAACATGGAAGTCCCGCTCGTCAGCAGGCATGGGCGGCTTGAAGAGCAACCTCAGCGCGCCTCGAGGATACACCCAGGACACTATCCCTTCCCGACATCGCAGGTAGACTGGTGTCACGCCCCGCTCCGCGTTGCTGGTCAGGCCACTGAAACAGACATACGATGTTCAGTATTTGCTGGCATAAAGCAATTAGGATGCCAGCCGCAAGGAGCTTAAGTAAAAATTACGGATGTTTTGCGAACCATTGTATGTACAAGTACAAAGTTACAAACGCTACGCTGTAGAgctatttattacaataaaattattttaacaatgaGGGAAATGTCATGGAAGTCTGCTTCCATTTAGAgtaacttaggtacctacagtaaaTACATAATGTCATTAATTAATAAGTCAAGTTAGCGTGTTATAAATAGCTAAATGAACTTTGTGACACcaaaaaagaaataataattacaaaggCAACGACTACAGCGGTCAGAACTAATGCGTTCAGCGGCAACCAAAAACAGCAGTGTCCATTTTCAACAATTATACATCCgttgaaataaatatgtaaaaaccaTATCAACTCGTAAAAACTGTCAATTCTTGAAACGTAATCAATAAAATTGCGATCTCATTAAAGGTTTTGGTGCGGGCTCATTTATTTAGCTgtttttgtaggtacctacaagaaAGATGCCCTAGTCGTATTTGGACAATTTGATTGCAATTATTGTGGCTTCTGGGAGTTTAAAAGAAAGCTAATTACGTATTCTGACCGCGGCGCGACACGATGTGTCTCGGTCATTTCTTTccatacaaattattaaaacctTTTCGAATTGCCTCTGGGCTTTCGTACGCTTCACGCCCCGTATTGGgagaaaaaaaggttataaaTTCTCATTCGcgttacaaaatacatattattaatattcttGACATGCACACTTGAAAATGGTAAATTAATCTTTAGTCTGACGGAAAGGATTTTATCCTGCAGGCAAAATCCATTACTCTCATCCCGAATATCCCGATATAGTTTTTACCAAGCTTTCCAAGaacatacaataattaatacTTGACGAACTAACGAAAAAAAATCGAGCCTGTTCAATCAAAAGTGTCTAAGTGCCCCGTAGTACCTAgaattgtaataaaatgtagATCGAAAGTCCAGGCAAGGAGTGGTGAAGATTACGGCACGCCATCGAGGTGTCATTTCTCCCCCGTATCTCGAGCTGCTGCCATAAACAAGCCCGGAGCGGACAATTGTATCTGTAATCTCTAGGCACGTGGGCTTCGTAGTATTGCCGGCGCAAGGAATAAGGCACTAACATTAAACGAGCCTCGTACGTTGCCTGCGTTTCTCCTCCGGCAAGTAGCGCCCACGCCAGCCCACAACCGGCCTGCCATAAAACACAGATATACGACCAAACTCATATATATAAAAGATGCGAGTCGAGATTTTACATGTCTTGATGCGACAATAAAAGCTTTTGTGTAAGTATGTACTGTATTCTCCGTGGGTTTACGACAACGCATTGTGGTCGGaccaatttaaaatttataagaatGTCTCAGAATTTATGGCCATTACCGCTGATTGATTTAATAAATCTCGCGTCTGTCGAAGTCCTTCGAATAAAATGGTGGTTATAAAGTTTCGGGCAGTGCAACATCAATCAGCTAAAACGAGTTTGATTAACATGGCCTGCTAGCTTATTGTCGTTGTCATTTACGATATTGGGCGTATATTTATTGCTACATTCTAATTTGTCGTTTTCGAGTGGTTTACCGCTTCTTTACCAAAAAGTTTCTTTTACGTCATCGGGGACTTCCTTAATCCTAGCTAATGGGCGCGCGATGAGTTACGTTGGTAGTAAATTATGGGGTAGCCTAATGGTAACAAGTGTGCGTCGCAGGACTCGCAGGGTGCATGTGGCCTGGAATGCCGGCAACACGACACACACGTGGATATTAGTGAACGCTACCCTTATAATGCAGGGGTGCATAACCTATGGTTACTTGGTTACACGGTACGGAACGAGTTTTACTGACCGATTTTTCTTAACTTACGAGATTTTTAAAGTAGATCCTTTCGTTatcaatatcatatcatatcaaatTGAACGACAA
This genomic interval from Cydia strobilella chromosome 9, ilCydStro3.1, whole genome shotgun sequence contains the following:
- the LOC134744257 gene encoding meteorin-like protein, translating into MELRSVFWTVVLGLIFGAEAGMIGDQCDWNGSGLTSNAERGVTPVYLRCREGIVSWVYPRGALRLLFKPPMPADERDFHVCVRVVRRPDPPDLFHDDRLNDTKAERFPARLFVEGAHKLVPLYAPDDGDPRELRCFRSRRGRAALYVEAEPEEGTKRREATLRYEARPLNRRHYDPATADCRPCTEEELELAFCTSDLVSRGTFVGAEQRSDLDSTQLTLRLSKLIRATGSAGPDPRTDDAVDDHYYRYEVDNALEHTTHRNHRRRKTRSLHAHIHVSSVCGAEAGAGEFLVMARRRLGRYALVCAPRIQDWEELVERRTRDGSAHCSLQH